Proteins encoded by one window of Tunturibacter psychrotolerans:
- a CDS encoding DUF2306 domain-containing protein translates to MPTSTVLAPSSAGSRFKTILWVSLGLTVLFVFITSEVLLVTDYPMYHAYRLQVIADRHLLIPHTLAGIFALLIGPINFSSRIRQRHLQLHRILGRIYVISVFVGSFTGIALAAGRPGFPGTSMQAAAWMVCTTAAFITARNRQITQHRQWMARSYAVTFTFVSSRVLNLWPRYWSHLGDVLSAVGVIAFTLASLLIMDLGLNWHELTTRRD, encoded by the coding sequence ATGCCAACTTCCACTGTGCTAGCGCCAAGCTCCGCCGGTTCCAGATTCAAGACGATTCTCTGGGTCTCGCTTGGTCTCACCGTACTCTTCGTCTTCATTACCTCAGAAGTTCTCCTCGTCACCGACTATCCGATGTACCACGCCTACCGTCTGCAGGTCATTGCGGACCGCCATCTCCTCATCCCGCATACACTCGCCGGAATCTTCGCTCTTCTGATCGGCCCCATCAACTTCTCCTCCCGGATCCGCCAGCGTCACCTTCAACTCCATCGCATCCTCGGCCGCATCTACGTCATCTCCGTGTTTGTTGGTTCCTTCACGGGAATCGCACTCGCAGCTGGCCGGCCGGGTTTCCCCGGAACTTCCATGCAAGCCGCCGCCTGGATGGTCTGCACCACCGCGGCCTTCATCACCGCGCGCAACCGCCAAATCACACAGCACCGCCAATGGATGGCGCGCTCCTATGCTGTTACCTTTACCTTCGTCTCCAGTCGCGTGCTCAACCTCTGGCCGCGTTACTGGAGTCACTTGGGCGACGTCTTATCCGCAGTCGGCGTGATTGCCTTCACACTTGCCTCGCTGCTGATCATGGACCTCGGGCTCAACTGGCATGAACTCACCACCCGACGTGACTGA
- a CDS encoding NAD(P)/FAD-dependent oxidoreductase: MQDEVLILGGGVAGCAASIALARRGRSVTLIEREPTPRHKVCGEFLSGEALEDLHALGIDVASLGAVPIYYVRLAASRRAAEAPLPFPAASLTRKALDTALIAAAIAAGVRVKRGCSVQSLSRATANLWQATLDDGTTYEAPTAFLATGKRDLRGHGRPKDPHQWVAFKMYYRLSAAQTADLADASELTLYSGGYGGIQPVEDGITNFCCVVQRQYFARAGLRWEGLLAKMQQDCPHLAMRLDGAEPLLDKPITITHIPYGYIRRATEDGLYCIGDQAAVIPSFTGDGISIALHTARRAAAAYLAAEPAPVFQPKLRSALLPQMRLAEVAADGLNNALARAVLPFCLRVWPGAMRVTARLTRVTQPAAVAPEAFAN, encoded by the coding sequence TTGCAAGACGAAGTACTGATCCTCGGTGGTGGAGTAGCAGGCTGTGCGGCTTCGATCGCGCTCGCTCGAAGGGGACGAAGCGTCACGCTGATTGAACGCGAGCCCACACCGCGCCATAAGGTCTGCGGTGAGTTTCTAAGCGGTGAGGCCCTTGAGGACCTGCACGCGCTCGGCATCGACGTGGCCTCGCTTGGCGCTGTGCCCATCTATTACGTTCGCCTTGCCGCCTCCAGACGCGCCGCGGAGGCTCCGTTGCCTTTTCCCGCGGCCTCGCTCACGCGCAAAGCGCTGGATACAGCGCTCATCGCCGCAGCCATCGCTGCGGGAGTCCGCGTTAAGCGTGGTTGCAGTGTGCAATCGCTCAGCCGCGCAACCGCCAACCTCTGGCAGGCTACACTCGACGACGGCACCACCTACGAAGCTCCAACCGCCTTTCTCGCCACGGGAAAGCGTGATCTGCGCGGCCACGGTCGCCCAAAGGACCCTCACCAATGGGTCGCCTTCAAGATGTATTACCGACTGTCCGCCGCGCAGACCGCTGACCTGGCGGACGCCTCCGAGTTGACGCTCTATTCCGGAGGTTACGGTGGCATCCAACCGGTGGAAGACGGCATTACGAATTTCTGCTGTGTGGTGCAACGGCAGTATTTTGCACGTGCGGGTCTTCGCTGGGAAGGCCTCCTTGCGAAGATGCAGCAGGACTGTCCCCACCTCGCGATGCGGCTTGACGGTGCGGAGCCACTGCTCGACAAACCGATTACCATCACTCATATCCCCTACGGTTACATCCGCCGCGCAACCGAGGATGGGCTCTACTGTATCGGCGATCAGGCAGCCGTAATCCCCTCGTTTACCGGTGATGGCATATCCATCGCCCTGCACACTGCCCGCCGTGCCGCCGCTGCCTATCTTGCTGCGGAGCCGGCGCCCGTCTTTCAGCCAAAACTGCGCTCCGCACTGCTGCCCCAGATGCGTCTTGCCGAGGTCGCCGCCGACGGCTTGAACAACGCACTCGCGCGCGCTGTACTGCCGTTTTGCCTCAGGGTCTGGCCCGGCGCGATGCGCGTAACAGCTAGACTCACGCGTGTCACCCAGCCCGCTGCTGTTGCTCCAGAGGCTTTCGCCAACTGA
- a CDS encoding YceI family protein has translation MKSVAVVALALIFAPAALAQHQSFAVNPDSSEVKMKLNTTHEVVNGTFHIQSGSIEFDRSAPKMSGSVAVLAGSGKTGNDSRDKKMNKDILKVDQYTTVSFAPKTYTGKIAPSGDSTIQVSGVFTLLGTPHDLTTPMQIHIDGSKATVRAQFVVPYVQWGLKNPSFMFWKAENDVAIDLNLVGQVSN, from the coding sequence ATGAAATCCGTCGCAGTCGTAGCCCTCGCGCTCATATTCGCTCCAGCCGCACTCGCCCAGCATCAGTCGTTCGCAGTCAACCCCGATAGCAGCGAGGTCAAGATGAAGCTGAACACGACTCACGAGGTCGTCAACGGCACATTTCACATTCAATCCGGATCGATTGAGTTTGACCGCAGCGCTCCTAAGATGTCGGGATCGGTGGCCGTACTGGCCGGCAGCGGAAAGACCGGTAACGACAGCCGCGATAAGAAGATGAATAAGGACATTCTCAAAGTAGATCAGTACACAACCGTCTCCTTTGCGCCCAAAACCTACACCGGGAAAATCGCACCCTCTGGCGACTCAACCATTCAGGTGAGCGGAGTATTCACCTTACTTGGTACTCCCCACGACCTGACGACTCCAATGCAGATTCACATAGATGGATCGAAGGCAACGGTGAGGGCTCAATTCGTCGTTCCCTATGTTCAGTGGGGTCTCAAGAACCCAAGCTTCATGTTCTGGAAAGCTGAGAATGACGTTGCGATTGATCTCAATCTCGTTGGCCAGGTTTCTAACTAA
- a CDS encoding multicopper oxidase family protein, protein MTLEIAPYTLEASPKHHIRTVAYNSQIPGPLFRMREGEAQSVEIRNLTKDSEVVHWHGLYLPPDIDGAMEEGTPMIAPGASTRYTMTPRPAGFRWYHTHTFAGKNLTKAQYGGLHGFLLIEPRDNPAAYDREIFLGLHDWNGQFLSSDDGYMNPVYDVATINGKMLGSGDPVKVKQGERVMMHILNSSPTEVHWISFSGHSFKVVALDGNPVAQAQTVSVLRLAPAERVSAIVEMNNPGVWVLGEVRKHVQASGMGVVIEYANSSGKPVWTQPEGLVWNYRQFAAAGDAAQHQDAKQIELVFDSKFQGHGNEELWRIDGLGYPQNSTPANSPILQTGQRYRLVMKNKSMDDHPMHLHRHTFEVRRIEDSPEIAGVRKDVVLVRAGGTVGVEFVADNPGKTLFHCHQQDHMDRGFMMVFDYA, encoded by the coding sequence GTGACGCTTGAGATTGCTCCGTACACCCTGGAAGCTTCGCCGAAGCATCACATCCGGACCGTGGCTTACAACAGCCAGATTCCCGGACCGTTGTTCCGGATGCGTGAGGGAGAAGCGCAGTCTGTTGAGATTCGGAACCTGACGAAAGATTCGGAGGTTGTTCACTGGCACGGCCTTTACTTGCCGCCGGATATCGACGGAGCAATGGAGGAGGGCACGCCGATGATTGCGCCTGGTGCCTCTACGCGCTATACGATGACGCCCAGGCCAGCAGGTTTCCGCTGGTATCACACGCACACGTTCGCGGGGAAGAACCTCACCAAGGCGCAATACGGTGGACTGCACGGTTTCCTGCTGATCGAACCGCGTGACAACCCTGCTGCCTATGATCGAGAGATCTTCCTTGGACTCCATGACTGGAATGGGCAATTTCTGAGCAGTGACGACGGTTATATGAACCCGGTCTACGACGTGGCAACGATCAACGGTAAGATGCTCGGCTCTGGAGATCCAGTAAAGGTAAAACAAGGCGAGCGCGTCATGATGCACATCCTTAATAGCAGCCCGACCGAGGTTCACTGGATTTCGTTCTCGGGGCACAGCTTCAAGGTGGTGGCGCTGGATGGAAATCCGGTAGCCCAGGCTCAGACAGTTTCCGTGCTTCGGCTCGCGCCCGCGGAGCGCGTCTCTGCCATAGTGGAGATGAACAATCCTGGCGTATGGGTCCTGGGTGAAGTCCGTAAGCATGTTCAAGCCAGCGGAATGGGCGTTGTCATCGAATACGCCAACTCTTCCGGCAAGCCCGTGTGGACGCAACCGGAGGGTCTTGTGTGGAACTATCGCCAGTTCGCAGCGGCGGGCGATGCCGCACAACATCAAGACGCAAAACAGATCGAGCTGGTTTTTGATTCCAAGTTCCAGGGCCACGGTAACGAAGAGCTCTGGCGTATTGACGGTCTTGGCTATCCTCAGAACTCGACACCTGCCAACTCACCCATTCTGCAGACCGGACAGCGATACCGTCTGGTCATGAAGAACAAAAGCATGGACGACCATCCCATGCATCTACACCGGCACACGTTTGAGGTGCGCCGTATCGAGGACAGCCCTGAGATCGCGGGTGTGAGAAAGGATGTGGTGCTGGTGCGCGCCGGTGGAACCGTCGGGGTAGAGTTTGTGGCCGACAATCCGGGCAAGACACTTTTTCACTGCCACCAGCAAGATCACATGGACCGAGGATTCATGATGGTGTTCGACTATGCGTAG
- a CDS encoding VIT1/CCC1 transporter family protein translates to MTDSDNKRLLAALEANWQAEMEGHYTYSALAKGETDPQRRNALRGLASAEKHHGGLWAGRILELGGQVPQYTGSASGQAESLATRIGGADLALRRLEIDEGRDIAKYGKQLKALGDEPSIAILKEVIADEREHYQTLGNLIRSRRPLPAMSPEQAQEELDSLLNARKEGHPQAAGWVGDAIYGVNDGLGSIFGIVSGVSGATLGNSHFVLIAGLAGMVASALSMGSGAYLAAKSEREIFEAEFAREREAVEDNEAEAREVLSLNYQIRGLPEEDAERFVEHLAKNKEQLIKALARERLNTTEEGLSKPLVSAVSGALSTAVGALIPIVPFFFMAGIPAVIVAAIVSLIAHFAVGAAKSLITIRSWWSSGLEMTIVGAVEGLVTYLIGIGIGKIGGGQ, encoded by the coding sequence ATGACCGATTCGGACAATAAGAGACTACTCGCAGCACTGGAGGCCAACTGGCAGGCGGAGATGGAAGGCCACTACACCTATTCGGCGCTGGCCAAAGGAGAGACTGATCCACAGCGGCGGAACGCTTTACGAGGTCTGGCCTCTGCAGAAAAGCATCATGGCGGCCTTTGGGCTGGACGGATTCTGGAACTCGGTGGACAAGTGCCCCAGTACACGGGGAGTGCATCTGGACAGGCCGAATCGTTGGCAACGCGGATAGGTGGAGCGGATCTCGCCTTGCGCCGCCTGGAGATCGACGAGGGTCGTGATATTGCCAAGTATGGAAAGCAGCTGAAGGCGCTCGGCGACGAACCAAGCATCGCGATTCTCAAGGAAGTGATCGCCGATGAACGAGAGCACTATCAAACCTTGGGAAATCTCATCCGCTCACGACGCCCTCTGCCTGCAATGTCTCCTGAGCAGGCGCAGGAAGAGCTCGATAGTCTCCTCAACGCCCGGAAAGAAGGCCATCCGCAAGCGGCAGGCTGGGTTGGCGATGCCATCTACGGCGTGAACGATGGGCTTGGCTCTATCTTCGGGATCGTCTCCGGCGTCTCCGGAGCGACACTTGGTAACAGCCACTTTGTTCTAATTGCCGGCTTGGCCGGAATGGTGGCTAGTGCGCTCTCCATGGGATCTGGCGCGTACCTTGCCGCGAAGAGCGAGCGGGAGATCTTCGAAGCAGAGTTTGCAAGAGAGCGGGAGGCCGTTGAGGACAACGAAGCGGAGGCTCGCGAGGTGCTTTCTCTCAACTATCAAATTCGGGGACTCCCGGAAGAAGATGCAGAACGCTTTGTCGAGCATTTAGCGAAGAACAAGGAGCAACTCATCAAGGCGCTTGCGCGTGAGCGTCTGAATACAACCGAAGAAGGACTCAGCAAACCGCTGGTCTCTGCTGTCTCAGGAGCGCTCTCCACTGCAGTAGGAGCGTTGATTCCGATTGTTCCATTCTTCTTCATGGCAGGGATCCCGGCAGTGATTGTTGCCGCGATCGTGTCACTGATCGCACATTTCGCCGTAGGGGCCGCGAAGTCTCTGATTACCATTCGCTCCTGGTGGAGTAGCGGTCTTGAAATGACGATTGTTGGCGCTGTTGAAGGTCTCGTAACTTACCTAATTGGAATCGGCATAGGCAAAATTGGAGGCGGTCAATAG
- a CDS encoding bactofilin family protein, translating into MTRARYSDAPSTIAPGITLRGDAFADADLAIGGLVEGSIRCGGTLVILYGGTANATIKAETLVIHGSVVGNVDVSNKVDLRNGGSLIGEVSASRICIEEDAFFKGVIDIHESPKGTQLQTPTPPKHVLAVEGSSLVDLYDSQAEEEITQGLYQTLPDDQSTWDASFPTVGHKPMQ; encoded by the coding sequence ATGACTCGAGCACGATATTCCGACGCGCCGTCCACCATCGCGCCAGGCATTACCCTGCGCGGCGATGCGTTTGCAGATGCCGATCTGGCAATAGGTGGCTTAGTCGAAGGTTCGATCCGATGCGGCGGCACATTAGTTATCTTGTACGGCGGTACGGCGAATGCAACCATCAAAGCAGAGACATTAGTGATACACGGGAGCGTGGTTGGCAATGTTGATGTGTCGAATAAAGTTGACCTTCGGAATGGTGGAAGTCTTATCGGAGAGGTGAGTGCTAGCCGGATATGTATTGAGGAGGACGCGTTCTTCAAGGGCGTTATCGATATCCATGAATCTCCAAAAGGGACTCAATTACAGACCCCTACGCCACCGAAGCATGTGCTCGCCGTAGAAGGATCCTCGCTGGTGGATCTGTATGATTCTCAAGCAGAAGAAGAGATTACCCAGGGCCTTTATCAAACTCTTCCTGACGACCAATCAACTTGGGATGCCTCGTTTCCTACGGTAGGTCATAAGCCCATGCAGTAG
- a CDS encoding DUF3800 domain-containing protein: MLIAYIDESGHSRDPKSHFAGMGGLIADSADWERFTSDWSSALADAGIHDGELHMRHFAHSRGPFQGWTELKRRELMARLIDAIVNAKAIPVGCVVSLDDYNAAPELLQKFYKEPYFMAFQHVTRGASLQALPKEWPPKLETVSMVYAEQREFGATKPRDSKPNLKKGAANELWSAMKKLTVYGQWMGRFSTDSPKSCLPLQAADLFAYELVKEFQNILTKPENGMRWALKQILRLGGPKPLVQFYDAHEMIRIFLEATGQDHHASSVVNGLLTESWLRKIAIGDVLRARLNEVK, encoded by the coding sequence ATGTTAATTGCATACATCGACGAGTCCGGCCATTCTCGCGATCCCAAGTCCCATTTCGCTGGCATGGGTGGGCTGATAGCAGACTCAGCTGATTGGGAGAGATTCACATCAGATTGGTCGAGTGCTCTCGCCGATGCCGGGATTCATGACGGCGAGCTACACATGCGCCATTTTGCTCACAGTCGAGGTCCATTCCAAGGTTGGACGGAGTTGAAGCGACGGGAATTGATGGCTAGACTGATCGATGCCATCGTAAATGCGAAGGCGATCCCGGTCGGATGCGTAGTGTCGTTAGATGACTACAATGCTGCGCCTGAGCTATTACAGAAGTTCTACAAAGAACCCTATTTCATGGCGTTTCAACACGTAACGAGGGGAGCATCATTGCAAGCATTGCCTAAGGAGTGGCCGCCGAAGCTCGAGACCGTTTCGATGGTCTACGCTGAACAGCGCGAGTTCGGAGCGACCAAGCCAAGAGATTCCAAGCCGAACCTCAAGAAGGGTGCGGCAAATGAATTGTGGTCTGCAATGAAAAAGTTGACGGTTTATGGTCAATGGATGGGAAGGTTCTCGACCGATTCACCCAAGAGTTGTCTCCCGCTTCAGGCGGCTGACCTCTTCGCGTATGAACTGGTCAAGGAGTTCCAGAACATACTAACGAAGCCGGAAAACGGCATGCGGTGGGCATTAAAACAAATACTTCGGTTAGGTGGCCCAAAGCCATTGGTGCAGTTTTACGACGCACACGAGATGATTAGAATTTTTCTTGAAGCTACAGGGCAAGACCATCACGCGAGTAGCGTGGTCAACGGCTTGCTTACGGAGTCGTGGTTGCGAAAGATAGCTATCGGGGATGTACTCCGGGCGCGGTTGAACGAAGTGAAATAA
- a CDS encoding ArsR/SmtB family transcription factor has translation MGRTAKSDLVTLFAALTDPTRLRLLNLMDGREVCVCYFVEILKQGQPKISRHLAYLRRAGIVEARRDGKWMHYRIERPDDPKVASILDATLHSFKGDRDMQADLARLEKACCEPQRFVTLQGVPMPLTV, from the coding sequence ATGGGACGCACTGCTAAATCTGATCTGGTTACATTGTTCGCGGCTCTCACAGACCCGACACGTTTACGCTTGCTGAATCTGATGGATGGACGTGAGGTGTGCGTTTGCTACTTTGTGGAGATTTTGAAGCAAGGACAGCCGAAGATATCCCGTCATCTCGCGTATCTACGGCGTGCGGGAATTGTTGAGGCCCGGCGCGATGGGAAGTGGATGCATTATCGAATCGAGCGGCCCGATGATCCGAAGGTGGCTTCAATTTTGGATGCGACGTTGCACTCGTTCAAAGGTGACAGGGATATGCAAGCTGATCTTGCAAGGTTGGAAAAAGCATGTTGCGAACCTCAGCGGTTCGTCACCCTGCAAGGCGTACCAATGCCTTTGACCGTCTAG
- a CDS encoding arsenite methyltransferase: MATQTDIRNKYGAIARNVLDTGATACCDPAMRCCDPITKDLYGALETEGLPEKAVLASLGCGNPSALTELKAGETVLDLGSGGGIDVLLSAKRVGSAGKAYGLDMTDDMLTLARENQRQAGATNVEFLKGEIENIPLPDSSVDVIISNCVINLSADKSRVLKEAFRVLRPGGRFAVSDVLVRGEVPDAVRKSMLLWVGCIAGALEEADYRAKLKDAGFENVDFEPTRMYEIEDARVFLTEAGIAVDEIAPKVEGKFLSAFIRATKPAAPGGREPVASARNIV; the protein is encoded by the coding sequence ATGGCAACCCAAACCGACATTCGCAACAAGTACGGCGCTATCGCCAGAAACGTCTTAGACACCGGTGCGACCGCTTGCTGCGATCCTGCAATGCGATGCTGCGATCCAATCACCAAAGACCTGTATGGCGCTCTGGAGACGGAGGGCTTACCAGAAAAGGCCGTCCTCGCCTCTCTCGGATGCGGAAATCCAAGCGCTCTCACAGAACTGAAGGCTGGGGAAACAGTGCTTGACCTTGGCTCAGGTGGCGGTATCGACGTATTACTGTCGGCGAAGCGTGTAGGGTCGGCCGGCAAAGCCTACGGTCTCGATATGACGGATGACATGCTTACACTTGCACGAGAAAATCAGCGTCAGGCCGGAGCCACCAACGTAGAGTTTCTGAAGGGTGAGATAGAAAACATTCCGCTCCCTGATAGCTCCGTCGATGTCATCATCTCAAACTGCGTAATCAACCTCTCCGCTGACAAATCCCGTGTCCTCAAGGAAGCCTTTCGCGTACTCCGTCCAGGCGGGCGTTTCGCTGTGTCTGACGTTTTAGTGCGGGGCGAGGTGCCGGATGCGGTTCGTAAAAGCATGTTGCTTTGGGTTGGTTGCATCGCCGGGGCGTTGGAAGAGGCGGACTATCGAGCGAAGCTGAAAGACGCCGGATTCGAGAACGTGGACTTTGAGCCAACCCGCATGTATGAAATCGAAGACGCCCGCGTGTTTCTCACTGAGGCAGGTATCGCTGTGGACGAGATCGCCCCAAAAGTCGAGGGCAAATTCCTCAGTGCGTTCATTCGCGCAACGAAGCCAGCCGCTCCAGGAGGCCGTGAACCTGTAGCTAGTGCCCGGAATATCGTATGA
- a CDS encoding arsenate reductase ArsC, which translates to MTAPYNVLFLCTGNSARSIMAEAILKQKGKGAFSSYSAGSHPSGAIRPEALQQIEAAGLSTEGLRSKSWDEFAVPNAPHINFIFTVCDNAANEVCPVWPGHPMTAHWGITDPAAVQGTPEEKARAFCDAFTVLDRRISLFLSLPLSTLENLAIQRELDSIGKQ; encoded by the coding sequence ATGACAGCTCCTTATAACGTTCTTTTTCTATGCACTGGCAACTCGGCCCGCTCGATTATGGCTGAGGCCATTTTGAAGCAAAAGGGAAAAGGCGCGTTCTCTTCGTATAGCGCGGGTAGTCATCCGTCTGGGGCAATCCGGCCAGAGGCGTTACAGCAGATCGAAGCCGCCGGTCTATCTACTGAAGGGCTGCGTAGCAAGTCGTGGGATGAGTTTGCCGTGCCCAACGCGCCGCATATAAATTTCATCTTCACCGTTTGCGATAACGCGGCGAACGAGGTCTGCCCCGTTTGGCCGGGCCATCCGATGACCGCTCACTGGGGTATTACTGATCCGGCAGCCGTACAGGGTACGCCCGAAGAGAAGGCACGCGCATTCTGTGACGCCTTCACAGTCTTAGACCGCCGAATCAGTCTCTTTCTATCCCTGCCACTCTCTACACTGGAGAACCTTGCAATTCAAAGAGAACTCGACAGCATCGGCAAGCAATGA
- a CDS encoding aquaporin, with the protein MKPTLSRRIVAEFTGTLLLLAAVVGSGIMGEKLAAGNVALALLANTIATGAALVAIILAFGPISGAHLNPAVTLADAWQVGSRGARPGLTSSLRSQGHSPG; encoded by the coding sequence ATGAAGCCCACACTCTCACGTCGCATCGTTGCTGAGTTCACCGGTACGCTTCTCTTACTCGCAGCCGTTGTAGGTTCTGGGATTATGGGAGAGAAGTTAGCAGCGGGCAACGTCGCTCTCGCGCTACTTGCGAACACTATCGCAACCGGCGCTGCGTTGGTCGCGATTATCCTCGCCTTTGGCCCCATCTCAGGGGCGCACCTTAACCCCGCTGTAACGCTTGCTGATGCATGGCAGGTGGGATCGCGTGGCGCGAGACCCGGGCTTACATCCTCGCTCAGATCGCAGGGGCATTCGCCGGGGTGA
- a CDS encoding ATP-binding protein: MPIDLRPISDLQVLKILNTTEGHFADLKSKDIQPAKLTKTMAAFANADGGELYVGVDEIKTEGRRLWRGFASAEEANGHIQALESLFPLGSDFEYTFLAARDNPGVVLQVVVHKTTQIKAASGGRVYVRRGAQNLPLITEEELSRLRFNKGIASFENELVQAELDLIMNSVTVIKFMLEIVPTADPSQWLRKQRLILNDKPTVAGLILFCDEPQAVLPKRCGIKIYRYKTKDAAGTRDTLAFDPITIDGSAYDQIHDAVQRTVEVIEGISTLGAVGLETTAYPHEALHEIITNAVLHRDYSIADDVHVRIFDNRVEVQSPGTLPAHITVENILDERFARNGSLVRLINKFPNAPNKDVGEGLNTAFDAMRRRGGCGKDIWWKSPRCKDGLSHQTWKSRIVRGIPTFPQPRRLLVIYTKLKTRTRRCCSPNGT, translated from the coding sequence ATGCCGATAGACCTCCGACCAATCAGCGATTTACAGGTGCTAAAAATCCTTAACACGACTGAAGGCCATTTCGCAGACCTAAAGTCTAAGGATATTCAACCAGCGAAGCTAACGAAAACGATGGCTGCTTTTGCCAATGCTGACGGAGGCGAACTATATGTCGGCGTCGATGAGATAAAAACGGAAGGCCGTCGCCTTTGGCGGGGATTTGCTTCAGCTGAAGAAGCAAATGGACACATCCAAGCGCTCGAGAGCTTGTTTCCGCTCGGGTCCGATTTTGAGTACACCTTCTTGGCCGCGCGAGACAATCCCGGCGTGGTCCTTCAAGTTGTCGTCCACAAAACCACACAAATCAAGGCCGCGAGTGGAGGAAGAGTCTATGTGAGACGAGGCGCCCAGAACTTGCCGCTGATTACAGAAGAGGAGTTGTCGAGACTGCGATTCAATAAAGGAATTGCGTCGTTTGAGAATGAGTTGGTTCAAGCAGAACTGGACCTCATCATGAATTCAGTGACCGTAATAAAATTTATGCTCGAGATTGTACCGACTGCCGATCCAAGCCAATGGCTCCGCAAACAACGGCTAATCCTAAACGACAAGCCGACCGTGGCAGGTCTGATTCTATTCTGTGACGAACCACAGGCCGTTTTACCCAAACGTTGTGGAATAAAAATCTACCGGTACAAGACCAAAGATGCCGCAGGAACGCGGGACACTCTCGCGTTTGACCCTATTACGATAGACGGAAGTGCGTACGATCAGATCCATGACGCGGTCCAACGCACGGTCGAAGTCATTGAAGGCATTAGCACGCTTGGAGCCGTCGGGCTTGAAACTACAGCTTATCCACACGAAGCACTGCACGAAATCATTACAAACGCGGTCTTGCATCGTGATTACAGCATTGCAGATGACGTCCACGTCAGAATTTTCGACAACCGTGTAGAGGTGCAAAGCCCAGGAACTCTTCCTGCTCACATTACAGTCGAAAACATCCTCGATGAACGATTCGCTAGAAACGGAAGCCTGGTTCGTCTAATCAATAAGTTCCCGAACGCTCCCAACAAAGACGTTGGCGAAGGTTTGAACACAGCGTTTGACGCCATGCGCCGGCGTGGGGGCTGTGGAAAAGACATTTGGTGGAAAAGTCCAAGGTGCAAAGACGGACTTTCCCACCAAACTTGGAAATCCCGCATAGTGCGCGGGATTCCCACTTTCCCCCAGCCCCGACGACTACTAGTCATTTACACAAAGCTGAAGACAAGGACAAGGCGGTGTTGCAGTCCTAATGGCACTTAA